From one Rattus rattus isolate New Zealand chromosome 15, Rrattus_CSIRO_v1, whole genome shotgun sequence genomic stretch:
- the Zmat2 gene encoding zinc finger matrin-type protein 2 — MGGYYCNVCDCVVKDSINFLDHINGKKHQRNLGMSMRVERSTLDQVKKRFEVNKKKMEEKQKDYDFEERMKELREEEEKAKAYKKEKQKEKKRRAEEDLTFEEEDEMAAVMGFSGFGSTKKSY, encoded by the exons ATGGGAGG CTACTACTGCaatgtctgtgactgtgtggtgAAGGACTCCATTAACTTCCTGGATCACATTAATGGAAAGAAAC ATCAGCGAAACCTGGGTATGTCTATGCGCGTGGAACGTTCCACTCTGGATCAGGTAAAGAAACGTTTTGAGGTTAacaagaagaagatggaggagaagcagaaagattatGATTTTGAGGAAAGGATGAAGGAGCTCAGAGAAGAG GAGGAAAAGGCTAAAGCATacaagaaggagaaacagaaggagaagaaaaggagggccGAGGAGGACTTGACTtttgaggaggaggatgaaatgGCGGCTGTGATGGGCTTCTCTGGCTTTGGTTCTACCAAGAAGAGTTACTGA